A portion of the Mesotoga infera genome contains these proteins:
- a CDS encoding NAD(P)/FAD-dependent oxidoreductase has protein sequence MKIGVIGFGAASIGFLSEIIDENHEIHILERSKDIFSSSISGIRSDGKIFVSDTMGGDMEIPLSIQKSVVDFYLEKLHSEDKFVVKTGTSFDRKSSFFNLFYEKGFEPVNSKFWHIGTDKLGSVLTRIFDEFSKKKNVHFHFGSRVDEIDIEKERIVLRGEGFEAEFDYVVVAVGRSGHSLIKKVTGRYPEIVASSNTVDIGIRFELPDHVVEEINSEMYEFKVRLKAKTGYTVRTFCNNPSGKVVLENYEDFVTVNGHSNSGGSSESTNFAILCTTRFTEPFRDPIGYGSYISRLSNILAGGRKVILQTYEDFIQTKRTKRLGRVKPTLPESDFILGDINLVLPRRISVSITEFIEKLSEVIPGISYPDNLMYAVEVKFYSNKINNGRYKNLKFIGDCSGHTRSITYATGHGRLLGSSLK, from the coding sequence ATGAAAATTGGAGTTATTGGATTTGGAGCAGCCTCAATAGGCTTCTTAAGTGAGATTATTGATGAGAATCATGAGATTCACATTCTTGAACGCTCAAAGGATATTTTTAGTTCAAGCATAAGCGGAATAAGGTCGGATGGGAAGATTTTCGTGTCAGATACCATGGGCGGTGATATGGAGATTCCTCTTTCTATTCAGAAAAGTGTAGTCGATTTCTATCTGGAGAAACTGCATTCCGAAGACAAATTCGTCGTTAAAACAGGTACATCTTTTGACAGAAAATCCTCATTCTTCAACCTCTTCTATGAAAAGGGTTTTGAACCTGTGAACTCGAAGTTCTGGCATATAGGAACCGATAAATTGGGTTCGGTCCTCACAAGGATTTTCGACGAATTCTCGAAGAAGAAGAACGTCCATTTTCACTTTGGCTCGAGAGTCGATGAAATAGATATTGAAAAGGAAAGAATTGTTCTTAGAGGAGAGGGATTCGAAGCCGAGTTTGATTATGTGGTAGTTGCTGTGGGCAGAAGTGGTCATTCGCTTATAAAAAAGGTTACAGGGCGGTATCCAGAGATCGTTGCATCTAGTAACACGGTAGACATTGGAATCAGATTCGAACTTCCCGATCATGTAGTTGAAGAGATAAATAGTGAGATGTATGAATTCAAGGTAAGATTGAAGGCCAAGACAGGATATACTGTCAGAACTTTCTGTAACAATCCATCTGGAAAGGTCGTTCTAGAGAACTACGAAGATTTCGTGACCGTGAACGGCCACTCCAACTCCGGTGGGAGTTCAGAGAGCACTAACTTCGCAATACTTTGCACAACGCGTTTCACCGAACCTTTTCGTGACCCAATAGGTTACGGTTCATATATAAGCAGATTGAGCAACATTCTTGCCGGTGGCAGGAAAGTGATTCTTCAAACTTATGAGGATTTCATACAGACGAAGAGAACAAAGAGATTGGGGAGGGTGAAACCAACGTTACCGGAAAGCGATTTCATTCTGGGGGACATTAACCTTGTGTTACCCAGGAGAATATCTGTTTCCATTACCGAGTTTATTGAGAAACTCAGCGAGGTAATTCCTGGAATATCCTATCCCGACAATCTTATGTATGCCGTCGAAGTCAAGTTTTACTCGAACAAGATAAACAACGGTCGATACAAGAATCTGAAGTTCATCGGTGATTGTAGCGGTCACACAAGATCCATAACATATGCAACCGGCCACGGAAGGCTCCTAGGTTCTTCTCTAAAATAG
- a CDS encoding VOC family protein gives MEVVNTIVFLGTGNLSNTGSFYRDLIGLELFRDQGKCQIFFTAGGGMIGFCDHLQVNPGENNPIITLLTEEVDEFYEKLTELGFECTEPIVNEKFNIYHFFTKDPDGYRLEIQRFLDR, from the coding sequence TTGGAGGTAGTAAACACAATCGTTTTTTTGGGCACCGGAAACCTGAGTAATACAGGTTCTTTCTACAGAGACTTGATAGGGCTTGAACTGTTCAGAGATCAGGGGAAATGTCAGATTTTCTTCACCGCCGGCGGTGGCATGATAGGTTTTTGTGATCATCTACAGGTGAATCCTGGAGAAAACAATCCAATAATAACTCTGCTCACCGAAGAAGTCGATGAATTCTATGAAAAACTGACCGAATTGGGTTTTGAATGCACCGAGCCGATCGTGAACGAGAAGTTTAATATCTATCATTTCTTCACAAAGGATCCCGATGGCTATCGTCTGGAGATTCAGAGGTTTCTTGACCGATAG
- a CDS encoding Ldh family oxidoreductase, with amino-acid sequence MENIYDDVVWVDFDTLEAFMKDVFVGIGVPEEDASVCANVLITSDKRGIDSHGIGRLKPIYVDRIRSGTQNPVTDFEIVRESPTTAVIDGHNGMGHVIAYRSMKLAIEKAKTYGMGMVAVRNSTHYGIAGYYPMMAIEEGMIGVTGTNARPSIAPTFGVENMLGTNPLTFGIPTDEDFPFVLDCATSVAQRGKIEVYARAGKELPEGWVIGLDGKPRTDTEQILIDLTKGEAALTPLGGIGEETAGYKGYGYAAVVEILSAALQAGSYLKLLTGVGPKNEKRPIPIGHFFIAIDIEPFTPLNEFKKLAGNILRELRASKKAPGQERIYTAGEKEYLAWKSRKEKGAPLNEILRKQLVELRDELGLDKYRFTWE; translated from the coding sequence GTGGAAAATATCTATGACGATGTTGTCTGGGTTGATTTTGACACCCTAGAAGCCTTCATGAAAGATGTTTTTGTCGGAATCGGAGTTCCTGAAGAAGACGCAAGTGTTTGTGCCAATGTTCTCATCACTTCAGACAAAAGAGGGATAGACTCACACGGCATAGGAAGACTGAAACCCATTTACGTTGATCGAATCCGCTCAGGAACTCAGAATCCCGTCACAGACTTTGAGATTGTTAGAGAAAGCCCCACGACGGCAGTGATTGATGGACACAACGGAATGGGACATGTCATTGCTTACAGATCAATGAAGCTCGCAATTGAGAAGGCGAAAACCTATGGAATGGGAATGGTGGCAGTGCGCAACTCAACACACTACGGAATTGCCGGCTACTATCCAATGATGGCAATTGAAGAGGGCATGATAGGAGTTACAGGCACGAATGCCCGCCCATCAATTGCACCAACTTTCGGAGTGGAGAATATGTTGGGAACTAATCCACTCACTTTCGGGATTCCCACAGACGAAGACTTTCCCTTCGTTCTCGACTGCGCCACTTCTGTCGCTCAAAGGGGAAAGATTGAAGTCTATGCCCGAGCAGGCAAGGAACTGCCAGAAGGGTGGGTTATTGGTCTTGATGGTAAACCAAGAACAGACACTGAGCAAATCTTGATTGATCTGACAAAAGGAGAAGCCGCTTTGACTCCGCTGGGAGGTATTGGTGAGGAGACTGCCGGATACAAGGGATATGGCTACGCGGCTGTAGTTGAGATTCTTTCTGCCGCTTTGCAGGCAGGCAGCTATTTGAAATTGCTGACGGGTGTGGGACCCAAAAATGAAAAGAGACCTATTCCAATAGGTCATTTCTTCATTGCAATAGACATCGAACCGTTCACTCCACTGAACGAATTCAAGAAGCTCGCGGGTAATATACTCCGAGAGCTTAGAGCGTCAAAAAAGGCCCCCGGGCAAGAAAGGATCTATACCGCTGGAGAGAAGGAATACCTCGCCTGGAAGTCTAGAAAGGAGAAAGGTGCCCCTTTAAATGAGATCTTGAGGAAGCAACTGGTAGAGCTTAGAGATGAGCTGGGGCTTGATAAATACAGATTTACCTGGGAATAA
- a CDS encoding WD40 repeat domain-containing protein encodes MRRIAILATLLFSLVASGIEYLPDSKAFSATSLAVSPDGERLVSGYIDNTIKVWSLLNGSLIHNLSFNSAWVTSVAVSSDGKTGIAGYDDGIIIVWDLLTGKKIKSLSSHTSAVNDLIVTADGKTLYSCSSDATVKIWSLSSLSFIRTLRGHSGSVHSIVDWPEQNRLYSASEDGTLRIWDTSSGQQVKVIRAEIGSLTAVSMDRDRTVLVVGSEAGHLKSYDVKTWSPLKTSRVHNAQLTKILIDNGLIYTASSDRTIKSLSFPSFALVHMITGHNWDVTEIVLSNDGHVLYSSSTDGTLKIWDVERASPIGTLIGFGDGEYFSYNSIGNWVSSALGTERVNTVDGASPLEVARELSSLLLQLDKLPKIYTPALLSISIEKNTVDFSVSKPVEKVTVNEKEVEIGEDGEVVFSPDGAGDYIIRAYDDSGSYDERTVSIQFEETVMYVIKEIGTYKRGDRVIIDDFRELAYLVNGEWLDRDSFSRVPPDVEPPLIAGDKIQKVSIGESKYLELYVSDNSTVTLIEIVAPDLSVTPLAVNSAFAEIRTEVQGTGEYTVNAYDQDGNKAMSTFSLEAEARSLWVSRDHENLGFGQEVKVTEEGENCYFVSDYGWLEKEYLSRKPVSTGDPVISGEPIQHAVSGNERILSFTVSDDVNVKEVVVSGKTYPVNEREKEMHIMVSEYGEHLVIVSDVEGNSARASFTLSAPPENERANGKIWYLLILIVIALPLVLFMTAKSSKKKTRKIRL; translated from the coding sequence TTGAGAAGGATAGCTATATTGGCTACTTTGCTTTTTTCTCTTGTTGCGTCTGGCATAGAGTACTTGCCGGACAGCAAGGCTTTCAGCGCTACTTCGTTGGCAGTTAGTCCAGATGGGGAGAGACTTGTCTCAGGATATATTGATAATACCATCAAAGTGTGGAGCCTATTAAATGGAAGTTTGATACACAATCTTTCCTTTAACAGCGCCTGGGTAACTTCAGTTGCTGTTTCTTCCGATGGAAAGACAGGAATAGCGGGCTACGACGATGGAATAATTATCGTTTGGGATCTTCTGACTGGAAAGAAAATCAAATCTTTGAGCAGTCACACCAGTGCAGTAAATGACTTGATTGTAACTGCAGACGGTAAGACGCTTTATTCATGTAGCTCAGATGCAACGGTGAAGATATGGTCGCTATCAAGTCTATCGTTCATAAGAACTCTCAGAGGCCATTCCGGATCCGTTCACTCCATTGTCGACTGGCCTGAACAAAACCGTCTATATTCCGCTTCGGAAGATGGAACTCTTAGAATATGGGATACGTCAAGTGGACAGCAAGTCAAGGTTATCAGGGCAGAGATCGGATCACTTACCGCAGTGTCTATGGATAGAGATAGAACAGTTCTTGTAGTTGGATCTGAGGCGGGCCATCTGAAATCTTATGATGTCAAGACCTGGTCCCCCCTGAAGACATCGAGAGTCCACAACGCACAACTCACAAAGATTCTCATCGACAATGGGTTAATCTACACTGCATCCTCTGACAGAACAATAAAGAGTCTTTCCTTTCCTTCTTTCGCTCTTGTGCATATGATAACGGGCCACAACTGGGATGTAACAGAGATAGTCCTTTCGAACGATGGTCATGTGCTTTACTCATCTTCCACAGATGGAACTTTGAAAATATGGGATGTTGAAAGAGCCTCTCCAATAGGAACATTGATAGGGTTTGGTGACGGAGAATATTTCTCTTATAACTCCATCGGCAACTGGGTTTCTTCAGCACTTGGAACTGAGAGAGTCAATACAGTCGATGGAGCTAGTCCTTTGGAAGTCGCAAGAGAGCTCAGTTCACTTCTTCTCCAACTAGATAAGTTGCCAAAAATCTACACTCCTGCTCTTCTTAGTATAAGCATAGAAAAGAACACGGTGGATTTTTCGGTCTCCAAGCCTGTTGAGAAAGTGACAGTGAATGAAAAAGAAGTGGAAATAGGTGAAGATGGAGAAGTTGTGTTTAGCCCCGATGGCGCAGGCGACTACATCATCCGAGCTTATGACGATTCAGGTTCCTACGACGAACGAACTGTAAGCATTCAATTTGAAGAAACCGTGATGTACGTAATAAAAGAAATCGGCACATATAAAAGAGGCGATAGAGTAATAATTGATGATTTTCGTGAACTGGCATACCTTGTGAATGGAGAATGGCTTGACAGGGACTCCTTTTCGAGAGTCCCTCCTGATGTTGAACCACCTCTCATAGCCGGCGATAAAATTCAGAAGGTTTCGATTGGCGAAAGCAAGTATCTAGAATTGTACGTCTCCGACAACAGCACAGTGACTTTGATTGAAATCGTGGCTCCCGACCTTTCAGTAACTCCTCTTGCAGTAAATTCAGCTTTTGCAGAAATTAGAACTGAAGTTCAGGGAACGGGCGAATATACTGTCAATGCATACGATCAAGATGGAAACAAAGCGATGTCAACATTTTCATTGGAAGCTGAGGCAAGAAGTCTCTGGGTTTCCAGAGATCATGAAAATCTGGGATTTGGTCAGGAAGTCAAAGTTACCGAAGAAGGCGAAAACTGCTATTTTGTTTCCGATTACGGCTGGTTAGAAAAAGAGTACCTATCGAGAAAACCGGTTTCGACAGGAGATCCGGTAATCAGCGGTGAGCCAATTCAGCATGCTGTTTCGGGTAATGAAAGGATCCTCAGCTTCACAGTAAGCGATGACGTTAACGTAAAAGAGGTTGTTGTTTCTGGAAAAACTTATCCAGTAAATGAAAGAGAAAAGGAAATGCACATTATGGTAAGCGAGTATGGGGAACATCTCGTGATTGTGAGTGATGTTGAGGGCAATTCAGCTCGAGCATCGTTCACGCTTTCTGCCCCTCCAGAGAATGAAAGGGCTAATGGCAAGATCTGGTACTTGTTGATTCTGATTGTGATAGCCCTTCCTTTGGTTCTGTTTATGACAGCAAAGTCTTCAAAGAAGAAGACACGGAAGATAAGGCTTTGA
- a CDS encoding flavin reductase family protein, translating to MPLVVVGTMNEERPNYTTVAFCGVVEVQPPMIQISLAKTRLSCRNIEESGYFSVNVPSLDMLRGVDYMGIYSGKTTDKSEVFSTFTGKTGIVPMIEEAPLNMECELVRSFEFGSVHVTFVGEVIQTYCAESCIVDGLPDIRKISPVAFSVYEDSYWSIGMYLGKAWNIGIKYTPPREGVE from the coding sequence ATGCCATTAGTTGTGGTTGGTACGATGAACGAAGAGAGACCCAATTACACTACAGTTGCCTTTTGTGGGGTTGTAGAGGTTCAGCCGCCAATGATCCAAATTTCTCTAGCGAAAACTAGGTTAAGCTGCAGGAATATAGAGGAGTCGGGTTACTTCAGTGTGAATGTACCATCTCTCGACATGCTCAGAGGCGTGGATTATATGGGAATCTACTCCGGAAAGACCACGGATAAGTCGGAGGTTTTCAGCACCTTCACTGGAAAAACCGGAATCGTTCCGATGATAGAAGAAGCTCCTTTGAACATGGAATGCGAGTTAGTCAGGAGTTTCGAATTCGGTTCAGTACATGTCACATTTGTCGGTGAAGTAATCCAAACATATTGTGCAGAGTCGTGTATTGTCGACGGCCTTCCAGACATAAGGAAGATCAGTCCGGTAGCGTTCTCTGTCTACGAGGACTCCTACTGGTCTATAGGCATGTATCTTGGAAAAGCGTGGAATATCGGAATAAAGTACACCCCTCCAAGAGAGGGCGTTGAATAG